The Papaver somniferum cultivar HN1 unplaced genomic scaffold, ASM357369v1 unplaced-scaffold_32, whole genome shotgun sequence DNA segment atcacaatgcgcGTGATAAGAATGATCTTCTACCCCTTTGCAGGTTTTAGATGGTAGTCATGCTTTGAGAATCCTTCGATTGCTTCAGAAACATCAAATACTGATGCTAATGAGAATGTTGTTAACATAGTTGCTTCGCAGGAGCATATTGTTGAACAATAAATTCTTCTTCAGTTCCAGGCGATAACTGAAAGGGAAGTGGTTATTTCTCCCAAAAATTTCAACGTGCTTCAGATGAGCTGGGTTTGAATACTTCAACTAATGAACTGGAAGCGCTATTGGGGAGAGTTCGTCAGAAATCCATCAATGTGAAAGGTAATCAATGGGGTGGAATTTCATTGGATAAGCCTAAAAACTAAGGAAACTCGCGAAGCTCGTTGTGATGCTGTGAACAATAATGCTGAAAAAGACAAGCCAGTTGATAAATCCTCTTCTGAATCGGAATGGGAAACTAATGACTTAGGCATAAAGGTGAAGAAAGGTGTTTCTCCGGTTGTAACTAGGATTTATAAGCCTAGTAAGAAATTGGTTTCTACTTCTCAGCTAGCTAATACTCCTCAAACTGGTTTTTAATGCGTACAATCTATTGGAATATAAATGGGGCCGCTAAGATAAACGTGGATATTAAGCTAAGAGAATTAGTTTCTGACTtaaatccagattttatttgcatTGTAGAACCGAAAATACCTTGTTCTGAAGGTGTTATTGCGGGTCTTGGTTTAAGAGGTTTTGAAAATAAGACTATTCATAATTCCACTGTAGGATCCATTGGTAACATATGGATTCTTTGGAAGGATGTTTTTGACCAGCCTGAAGTAATAAATACTAGTAGGAAGGCCATTACAATAAAGgttgatggtgtttttatgtCTTTTGTTCATGCAAgctatattcaagtttttcgtaggaggctttggTAACAATTGAGTTTGCATGACTTGACGGTTCCTTGGTTGATTATGGGAGATTTTAACTGTGTTTTGCTTGGTGATGAGAAAAAAGGGGGTCATGAACCTAGAACTTCTTGTATAAATGAATTCAGTGATTGGATGGATGacaataacttgtttgaagcagATTCGTTGGGTTGTAAACTGACTTGGACGAATGGGAAATCTGGTACAAGGCGTATTCTAAgcaagttggatcgtgctattattaatgaatcCTGGATAACAAAATTTGCGAATcggaggtgtaaagctcttcctagggaagtttctgatcattcgactctttttggttttccttttttggctccGAGACCGAAGCGTgctccttttagaattcagaagatgtggtttacTCACCCTGATTTTTTGAGAATGGTTGAAGCTTCTTGGAATGCTCCAGTCTATGTTAACCATGATATTATTTTTCCATTCAAGTTGAAGCGTTTGAAAGCAACAATGAAGTTGTGGAATAAAACGGTTTTTGGTAATGTGAATACTCGTTTTAAGCAAGCTCAACTTAAATTTGAGGTGGCTAGTAGAAATTCTGATGAGGACCCTCATGATGTTGCGAAGCTGAATGTTATGAAAAATGCCTTAGTGGCTGTACAAGATGTGAGAATGCAACAACATATCATGCTCAAGAAAAAGTCACGTAATAAATGGCTTTTGGAGGGCTCTAGTAATACTTCTTATTTCCATAGTACCATTAATATTCGTAGGAGTGCGAATACTATTTCAGAGCTGGTTTCTGAAGATGGTTTGACTATCAGTGATCCAGACCAAATTCGTGATCATGTGGTGTCCTATTATGAGGCTAAATTCAATGGCACGGACCTGCCAATTGATGAGAAGTTGTTTGAATATGATCATGCTTCTATTTCTGTTGAAGAGAACCAGATGTTAGATGCCATTCCTTCACTGGAGGAGATTAAAACTGCGTTTTTTGATTTAGGAGCGGATAGTGCTCCAGGGCCGGATGGTTTTTCAGGGTGCTTTTACAGACACTG contains these protein-coding regions:
- the LOC113341879 gene encoding uncharacterized protein LOC113341879 encodes the protein MVEASWNAPVYVNHDIIFPFKLKRLKATMKLWNKTVFGNVNTRFKQAQLKFEVASRNSDEDPHDVAKLNVMKNALVAVQDVRMQQHIMLKKKSRNKWLLEGSSNTSYFHSTINIRRSANTISELVSEDGLTISDPDQIRDHVVSYYEAKFNGTDLPIDEKLFEYDHASISVEENQMLDAIPSLEEIKTAFFDLGADSAPGPDGFSGCFYRHC